One segment of Macrotis lagotis isolate mMagLag1 chromosome 1, bilby.v1.9.chrom.fasta, whole genome shotgun sequence DNA contains the following:
- the LDLRAD2 gene encoding low-density lipoprotein receptor class A domain-containing protein 2 — protein sequence MLQGDGMIVRSHSDSQKFYFVAVETDCWLTVQAASPQDRILFQFRFFLVYSLTQPAPSELPQTTTFGFSQLREDPCTTSSYLQFYDGPAKEGLRLGNPLCGLTIPGPVLSTGRTLSLRLVTRGQQPRVDFIGDFTSFRLGSRPSPCGLGFYFLCQNKKCIPQSLVCDNWGIDNCGDGSDQTSYPPASCRG from the exons ATGCTGCAGGGGGATGGGATGATTGTCCGCTCCCATTCCGATTCTCAGAAATTCTACTTCGTGGCTGTTGAGACAGACTGCTGGCTCACTGTGCAGGCTGCATCTCCCCAAGACAGAATCCTGTTCCAGTTCCGATTCTTTCTGGTATACAGCCTTACCCAACCTGCACCTTCTGAGCTGCCCCAGACGACCACCTTTGGGTTCAGTCAGCTCAGAGAAGACCCCTGCACCACTAGCTCCTACCTGCAGTTCTATGATGGGCCAGCCAAGGAGGGTCTCCGCCTTGGGAACCCACTATGTGGACTGACCATCCCAGGTCCGGTCCTGTCCACCGGCAGAACCCTGAGCTTGCGCCTAGTGACGAGGGGCCAGCAGCCCAGGGTGGATTTCATTGGGGACTTCACCTCATTCCGACTAG GCTCCAGGCCATCTCCCTGTGGTCTGGGTTTCTATTTCCTCTGCCAAAACAAGAAGTGCATCCCCCAGAGCCTTGTGTGTGATAACTGGGGCATCGACAACTGTGGGGATGGCAGTGACCAGACATCTTACCCCCCTGCCAGTTGCAGAGGTTAG